The Engystomops pustulosus chromosome 4, aEngPut4.maternal, whole genome shotgun sequence genome contains a region encoding:
- the LOC140128810 gene encoding olfactory receptor 5B21-like yields the protein MKKNLPDEKDVSNKTQVSMFVLSGLTNDKSLETFLFIFFLHVYIVTIVANLGLVVIVSNTSNLQSPMYYFLSYLSLVDVFYSSTITPKMLSDLMSMTRTISFEGCALQFFFYGALASIDSLLLSTMSYDRYVAICHPLHYMSIMTKKKCLRLVLLCFSVGFLQSSVQTSCAFSLQYCGPNLIDHFYCDAPLVLRLSCSDTVPCELVTVYLVSAMAMGPLLTILLSYFLIIFSILRMKSAEVKKKAFSTCSSHLTCISIFYGTIFFTYLQPPSRAFTLQDKVASVFYTAVTPMLNPLIYSLRNQDVKKAIILSVPKLNPLSNQIKLRK from the exons ATGAAGAAAAATCTACCAGATGAAAAAG ATGTCTCCAACAAGACACAAGTGTCCATGTTTGTATTATCGGGGCTGACCAATGATAAGAGTCTGGAGACCttcctcttcatcttcttcctccaCGTCTACATTGTCACCATAGTAGCGAATCTTGGTCTGGTGGTTATTGTCAGTAACACCTCCAACCTCCAGAGCCCCATGTACTActtcctgagttacctctcactGGTGGACGTCTTCTACTCATCAACCATAACTCCTAAGATGCTTTCTGACCTTATGTCCATGACAAGGACCATCTCCTTTGAAGGTTGTGCTCTTCAGTTCTTCTTCTATGGGGCTCTAGCCTCCATTGACTCTCTTCTGCTCTCCACCATGTCCTATGACCGCTATGTAGCCATCTGCCACCCGCTCCATTATATGTCCATCATGACTAAGAAGAAATGTCTACGTCTCGTTCTCCTTTGCTTCTCCGTTGGCTTCTTACAGTCCTCGGTACAGACCAGCTGTGCCTTCAGTCTTCAATACTGTGGACCAAACCTCATTGACCACTTCTATTGTGATGCTCCTCTGGTTCTCAGACTGTCCTGCTCCGACACCGTTCCTTGTGAATTGGTTACGGTCTACCTAGTCAGTGCCATGGCCATGGGCCCATTGCTCACGATCTTACTGTCCTACTTCCTAATCATCTTCTCAATTTTACGGATGAAATCTGCAGAGGTCAAGAAGAAAGCTTTCAGCACCTGCTCATCCCATCTCACATGCATCTCCATCTTCTATGGAACCATATTCTTCACCTACCTGCAGCCTCCTTCCAGGGCGTTCACCTTACAAGACAAGGTGGCCTCGGTCTTCTACACGGCAGTGACTCCAATGCTGAACCCCCTGATTTATAGTCTTAGGAACCAAGACGTGAAAAAGGCCATTATCTTGTCAGTTCCAAAGCTAAACCCGTTATCCAACCAGATTAAGCTCagaaaataa